One genomic region from Bacillus rossius redtenbacheri isolate Brsri chromosome 6, Brsri_v3, whole genome shotgun sequence encodes:
- the LOC134533046 gene encoding breast cancer metastasis-suppressor 1-like protein-A isoform X1 has product MIQRFCFRKNTSLNVVIYQVTAMLVIKHDHDDSDGEEMDRDSPESDKSTSSCDSSEPPSDSDDSSEMDEEECDRRRTECLENLMDLERQFTLLREQLYRERVQQVDSKLEEVRGGGAQEYLQPLRQLEQSMQEQKEVAGCLRGLKLENLRNMYEAEEQAAFQNFESDKALLWDSLHGELQEKIRRLEEDRHSVDLETDLWLVERRPQRRGKAADGGRRKPVSVAGPYLVYMLSDEDILEDWTAIKKALSVSKRKTDREWHSFVL; this is encoded by the exons ATGATACAGCGGTTTTGTTTCAGGAAGAATACTTCACTTAATGTGGTTATATATCaa GTGACGGCCATGCTGGTCATCAAGCACGACCATGACGACAGCGACGGGGAGGAGATGGACCGGGACTCCCCCGAGTCTGACAAGTCCACCTCCAGCTGCGACAGCAGCGAGCCGCCCAGCGACTCCGATGACAGCTCAG AGATGGACGAGGAGGAGTGCGACCGGCGGAGGACGGAGTGCCTGGAGAACCTCATGGATCTGGAGCGCCAGTTCACGCTCCTCCGCGAGCA GCTGTACCGGGAGCGAGTCCAGCAGGTGGACAGCAAGCTGGAGGAGGTGAGGGGCGGAGGGGCCCAGGAATACCTGCAGCCCCTGCGACAGCTGGAGCAGTCGATGCAGGAGCAGAAGGAGGTGGCCGGCTGTCTGCGCGGCCTCAAGCTGGAGAACCTCCGCAACATGTACGAGGCGGAGGAGCAGGCAGCCTTCCAGAACTTTGAG AGCGACAAGGCGCTGCTGTGGGACAGCCTCCACGGGGAGCTGCAGGAGAAGATCCGCCGGCTGGAGGAGGACCGCCACAGCGTGGACCTGGAGACTGACCTGTGGCTGGTGGAGCGGCGGCCTCAGCGGCGGGGCAAGGCGGCGGACGGCGGCCGCCGCAAGCCCGTCTCCGTCGCCGGGCCCTACCTCGTGTACATGCTGAGCGACGAGGACATCCTGGAGGACTGGACGGCCATCAAGAAGGCCCTGTCCGTGTCCAAGCGCAAGACGGACCGCGAGTGGCACAGCTTCGTGCTCTAG
- the LOC134533046 gene encoding breast cancer metastasis-suppressor 1-like protein-A isoform X2, with translation MLVIKHDHDDSDGEEMDRDSPESDKSTSSCDSSEPPSDSDDSSEMDEEECDRRRTECLENLMDLERQFTLLREQLYRERVQQVDSKLEEVRGGGAQEYLQPLRQLEQSMQEQKEVAGCLRGLKLENLRNMYEAEEQAAFQNFESDKALLWDSLHGELQEKIRRLEEDRHSVDLETDLWLVERRPQRRGKAADGGRRKPVSVAGPYLVYMLSDEDILEDWTAIKKALSVSKRKTDREWHSFVL, from the exons ATGCTGGTCATCAAGCACGACCATGACGACAGCGACGGGGAGGAGATGGACCGGGACTCCCCCGAGTCTGACAAGTCCACCTCCAGCTGCGACAGCAGCGAGCCGCCCAGCGACTCCGATGACAGCTCAG AGATGGACGAGGAGGAGTGCGACCGGCGGAGGACGGAGTGCCTGGAGAACCTCATGGATCTGGAGCGCCAGTTCACGCTCCTCCGCGAGCA GCTGTACCGGGAGCGAGTCCAGCAGGTGGACAGCAAGCTGGAGGAGGTGAGGGGCGGAGGGGCCCAGGAATACCTGCAGCCCCTGCGACAGCTGGAGCAGTCGATGCAGGAGCAGAAGGAGGTGGCCGGCTGTCTGCGCGGCCTCAAGCTGGAGAACCTCCGCAACATGTACGAGGCGGAGGAGCAGGCAGCCTTCCAGAACTTTGAG AGCGACAAGGCGCTGCTGTGGGACAGCCTCCACGGGGAGCTGCAGGAGAAGATCCGCCGGCTGGAGGAGGACCGCCACAGCGTGGACCTGGAGACTGACCTGTGGCTGGTGGAGCGGCGGCCTCAGCGGCGGGGCAAGGCGGCGGACGGCGGCCGCCGCAAGCCCGTCTCCGTCGCCGGGCCCTACCTCGTGTACATGCTGAGCGACGAGGACATCCTGGAGGACTGGACGGCCATCAAGAAGGCCCTGTCCGTGTCCAAGCGCAAGACGGACCGCGAGTGGCACAGCTTCGTGCTCTAG